In the Euphorbia lathyris chromosome 5, ddEupLath1.1, whole genome shotgun sequence genome, one interval contains:
- the LOC136230021 gene encoding chaperone protein dnaJ 20, chloroplastic-like, with translation MSIQMISIGSETTFNLSSIGVSKSKTFLNPSSSSSHLKFNNTNFPKQNLIPPMRRQSKSSSRIKASAAAVEAETVYLNTESTLYELLGISESGTLSEIKNAYRQLARKYHPDVSPADKTEEYTKRFLQVQEAYETLSDPESRASYDRDMARGLFNGRKGGHNHVGREEWEDRWQSQLEELIRSSNDSGRMSWGARMRSKRCST, from the coding sequence atgagtatCCAGATGATCTCAATCGGAAGCGAAACCACCTTCAACCTTTCCTCAATCGGAGTTTCAAAATCAAAAACCTTTCTTAatccatcatcatcatcttctcacCTGAAGTTCAATAATACCAATTTCCCAAAACAAAATTTAATTCCTCCGATGAGAAGGCAATCCAAATCCTCCTCTCGAATTAAGGCTTCAGCAGCAGCCGTGGAAGCCGAAACAGTATATCTGAACACGGAGAGTACCTTGTACGAGTTATTAGGAATATCAGAGAGCGGAACACTTTCTGAAATTAAAAACGCATACCGGCAACTAGCCAGGAAATATCATCCTGATGTATCTCCGGCTGACAAAACAGAGGAATACACGAAGAGGTTTTTACAAGTTCAGGAAGCCTATGAAACGCTGTCGGATCCTGAATCCAGAGCTTCGTACGACAGAGACATGGCTAGAGGTCTTTTCAATGGTAGAAAAGGAGGTCATAATCATGTGGGTAGAGAAGAGTGGGAAGACAGATGGCAATCTCAGCTTGAAGAGCTTATTAGAAGCAGCAATGATTCAGGGAGGATGAGCTGGGGGGCTAGGATGCGCAGTAAGAGATGTAGCACTTAG